One stretch of Rosistilla oblonga DNA includes these proteins:
- the hemP gene encoding hemin uptake protein HemP → MTNDSAPQDDAAAKEQELAAAALNLPKVIQFNDLPRCGDEVWITSDGQLYRLRKTRQGKLILTK, encoded by the coding sequence ATGACAAACGATTCCGCCCCGCAAGATGATGCCGCCGCCAAAGAACAAGAACTGGCGGCGGCAGCTCTGAATCTTCCCAAAGTCATTCAGTTCAACGATCTCCCTCGCTGTGGCGACGAAGTTTGGATCACCAGCGATGGGCAACTCTATCGGCTGCGAAAAACCCGCCAAGGTAAACTGATCCTAACGAAATGA
- a CDS encoding 3-keto-disaccharide hydrolase has translation MPSTDLSTALPRLLLFLGLSLSLIATATAQDAADKPAAAATEVKEKAEASKPPAEAAEKESKPADSKPAEAKPQEKTEAKPEDKPEAKQEKKADEKPAKPKKEAEPAKPAAEEPKVEAKPEPKKITSLGYSNTPFIRGQRWKVHDMNRPRPRAIVPGNASTYDKPGTAPSDAIVLFDGNNLDNWGQLLPEDPGSIYQPLWSVADGAVTVVPETGHLRTLDTFADCQLHIEWASPEVVQGASQERGDSGVLLMGKYEVQILDSFNNRTFADGQAGAIFGQHPPMVNASRPSGQWQVYDIVFEAPTFKDGKLESPAYMTVIHNGILLHHRRELVGSVKDKELQPYSEDQPAGPIVLQNHGTPVRYRNIWIRPLN, from the coding sequence ATGCCTTCGACCGACCTTTCAACCGCCCTTCCCCGTCTGCTCCTTTTCCTCGGATTGAGCCTGTCGCTGATCGCGACCGCCACAGCTCAAGATGCCGCCGACAAACCAGCGGCAGCGGCTACCGAAGTGAAGGAAAAAGCGGAAGCGTCCAAACCGCCAGCCGAAGCTGCGGAAAAGGAATCCAAACCGGCGGATTCGAAGCCAGCCGAAGCGAAGCCTCAAGAAAAAACGGAAGCGAAACCGGAAGACAAGCCCGAGGCGAAGCAGGAGAAGAAGGCTGACGAAAAGCCAGCCAAGCCGAAGAAGGAAGCTGAGCCGGCCAAGCCTGCGGCGGAGGAACCCAAAGTCGAAGCGAAGCCCGAACCGAAAAAAATCACGTCGTTGGGCTACAGCAACACACCCTTTATTCGCGGCCAACGCTGGAAGGTTCACGACATGAACCGCCCCCGCCCGCGAGCGATTGTGCCGGGGAACGCTTCGACTTATGACAAGCCAGGTACCGCGCCAAGCGACGCGATCGTGCTGTTCGATGGCAACAATCTCGACAACTGGGGCCAACTGTTGCCCGAAGATCCCGGATCGATCTATCAACCTCTGTGGTCGGTCGCAGATGGTGCGGTGACCGTCGTCCCCGAAACCGGGCACCTGCGTACGCTCGATACGTTTGCCGATTGCCAACTGCACATCGAATGGGCGTCGCCCGAAGTCGTTCAAGGTGCCAGCCAAGAGCGTGGCGACAGCGGCGTGTTGTTGATGGGCAAATACGAAGTACAGATTCTCGATTCGTTCAACAATCGCACCTTCGCCGACGGACAAGCGGGCGCGATCTTTGGCCAGCACCCGCCGATGGTCAACGCCTCGCGTCCCAGCGGCCAATGGCAGGTCTACGACATCGTCTTCGAAGCACCGACCTTCAAGGATGGCAAACTGGAATCACCCGCTTATATGACGGTGATCCATAACGGCATCCTCCTGCACCACCGCCGCGAACTTGTCGGAAGCGTGAAAGATAAAGAGCTGCAGCCTTATAGCGAAGATCAACCGGCCGGGCCGATCGTGTTGCAGAACCACGGCACTCCCGTCCGCTACCGCAACATCTGGATTCGTCCGCTGAACTGA
- a CDS encoding tributyrin esterase, with protein MSDEAKSESLATIDISELDAGEVLERLRAVEMPETIDHETPSIELRRARGGDNLLMGLDKPWRINVRGTLGDYALAFNRLAHVRVTGSVGDGLGESMVSGAVRVHGNAGVGVGVAMTGGTLAVYGNAGDGCAAALRGGEVFVRGDVGHNAAHGALHGTLVIGGDAGMNLGEAMMDAMIFIRGRIGSLGQGVAELPLIPKDSVRLGLLLINAGIRGDAKDFRRIVPQRVFDEEQRRKGIIGHPSWR; from the coding sequence GTGTCGGATGAGGCAAAGAGCGAATCGTTGGCGACGATCGACATTTCTGAATTGGACGCCGGCGAGGTTCTCGAGCGGTTGCGTGCTGTCGAAATGCCCGAAACGATCGATCACGAAACGCCATCGATCGAACTCCGCCGCGCCCGTGGTGGCGACAATCTATTGATGGGGTTGGACAAACCGTGGCGGATCAACGTCCGCGGAACGCTGGGCGATTATGCGTTGGCTTTCAATCGCTTGGCTCATGTCCGCGTGACCGGTTCGGTGGGCGACGGTTTGGGCGAGAGCATGGTCTCTGGGGCGGTTCGCGTTCACGGCAATGCAGGCGTTGGAGTCGGCGTGGCGATGACCGGCGGAACGCTAGCTGTTTACGGGAACGCGGGGGACGGATGCGCCGCGGCACTGCGTGGCGGCGAGGTCTTTGTCCGTGGCGACGTCGGCCACAACGCGGCTCACGGAGCCCTGCACGGGACGCTGGTGATCGGCGGCGATGCGGGGATGAATCTTGGCGAAGCGATGATGGACGCGATGATCTTCATTCGCGGCCGGATCGGTTCGCTGGGCCAAGGCGTCGCCGAGTTGCCGCTGATTCCCAAGGACAGCGTCCGCCTGGGCCTGCTGTTGATCAACGCCGGGATCCGCGGCGATGCCAAAGATTTCCGCCGGATCGTGCCGCAACGCGTCTTCGACGAGGAACAGCGGCGGAAGGGAATCATCGGTCATCCATCGTGGCGATGA
- a CDS encoding PSD1 and planctomycete cytochrome C domain-containing protein translates to MQASKLLLALTFVALCGQPAAAVDYLTDIKPMLETKCYSCHGVLKQEADLRLETRALMLESDSIVPGNAAESLLFERVCSPDDDRMPPPEDGAALKPAELALLKAWIDAGAIAPDEPTPVAPDQHWSFLTVEKPPTPKLSGTVSDMAIANPIDSFLQARREALQLKVQPPADRPLALRRLYLDLIGLPPTSEQLADERPWDQIVDELLASPEHAQRWARHWMDIWRYSDWYGLGVQLRNSQKHIWHWRDWIVEALQADKGYDQMVMEMLAGDELAPSDPDVLRATGFLARNYYLFNRTTWLDSTIEHTGKAFLGLTLNCAKCHDHKYDPITHVDYYRMRAIFEPHQVRLDPVPGETDFEKDGLPRVFDDHLQAETFLHLRGDPTKPDPDTEITPGVPALLASFAPPVEPVELPAWAYAPGSRDYVARDQLADAKQRIVAAEAELQAAEQKAAQLPKTPEPTSEADDETEVAAIEESFDALDPKRWELVGEGWRFEEGKLLQTISGRDSHFLHLQTPHPRDFDLTCQYTTTGGDTYKSVMFRFDDSADGKFNNYVYSSAHEPGPKVQVAYAREGKSNYPGAGRVSRQIAVGKEYKLRIAVRDTLINVWLDDEFLLATHLPERRESGRFSISGFDATLALNHLTLAPLAADTKLQAAKGKAPATPATIKQAVEIAAAKLQAARAAEASLTATIAADRLRFAEDADEAATTAAASIAALRQAQNLQATAEYELLLAGEDANKRKAAEAKRTKAEKQRLAAEAGKGKYKSVRASKKALETPAHNDSYYGATYPSQSTGRRLALARWITDRKNPLTARVAVNHLWARHFGTPLVESVFDFGLRAKPPEHLALLDYLAAELMESGWSMRHLHRMMVTSQTYQLSASTVDADATTLAADPTNAFYWRMNTRRMQSQTVRDSLLHLAGELDLTAGGPSVDPGPKSRRRSLYFKHSRDQQDKFLSMFDDADLLQCYLRNESIVPQQALAMANSELSLTMSEKIAQRIGDATSDPSLASFIDQAFLTLLARLPADSERQACADFCRQLVDRSTLESAAERDVRARQRLIHALLNHNDYISIR, encoded by the coding sequence ATGCAAGCTTCCAAGCTCTTGCTGGCGCTGACGTTTGTCGCACTCTGCGGCCAACCTGCGGCTGCTGTCGATTATCTGACCGACATCAAACCGATGTTGGAAACCAAATGTTACTCCTGCCACGGAGTGCTGAAACAGGAAGCCGATCTGCGGCTGGAAACGCGGGCGTTGATGCTGGAAAGCGATTCGATCGTTCCCGGCAACGCGGCGGAAAGCCTGCTGTTTGAACGCGTCTGTTCGCCAGATGACGACCGCATGCCGCCGCCCGAAGATGGAGCGGCTTTGAAACCGGCAGAGCTTGCGTTGCTGAAAGCTTGGATCGATGCCGGGGCGATCGCACCGGACGAACCGACGCCGGTCGCTCCCGATCAACATTGGTCGTTCTTAACTGTCGAGAAGCCGCCGACTCCCAAACTCTCCGGCACCGTATCGGACATGGCGATCGCAAATCCAATCGACAGCTTCCTGCAAGCTCGTCGCGAGGCGTTGCAGTTGAAGGTTCAACCGCCGGCTGACCGTCCGCTGGCGCTGCGACGATTGTATCTGGACCTGATCGGTTTGCCGCCGACGAGCGAACAGCTGGCCGACGAGCGTCCCTGGGATCAGATCGTCGACGAATTGTTGGCTAGCCCCGAACACGCACAACGTTGGGCTCGGCACTGGATGGACATCTGGCGTTACAGCGATTGGTACGGGCTGGGAGTTCAGCTGCGCAACAGCCAAAAGCATATCTGGCACTGGCGCGACTGGATCGTTGAAGCGCTGCAAGCCGACAAGGGCTACGACCAGATGGTGATGGAGATGTTGGCCGGGGACGAACTGGCCCCGAGCGATCCCGACGTCCTTCGGGCCACAGGATTCCTGGCGCGGAATTATTATCTGTTCAATCGCACGACTTGGCTCGACAGCACGATCGAACATACCGGCAAAGCGTTCTTGGGGCTGACGCTCAATTGTGCCAAGTGCCACGACCATAAATACGATCCGATCACGCACGTCGATTATTACCGGATGCGAGCGATCTTCGAACCGCATCAAGTGCGGCTGGATCCCGTCCCAGGCGAAACCGATTTTGAAAAGGACGGTCTGCCGCGCGTCTTCGACGACCACCTGCAAGCCGAAACCTTCCTGCACCTGCGAGGCGACCCGACGAAGCCCGATCCCGATACCGAGATCACGCCGGGCGTGCCCGCGTTGTTGGCCAGTTTTGCGCCACCGGTCGAGCCCGTCGAACTGCCAGCCTGGGCTTACGCTCCCGGTTCCCGCGACTATGTCGCCCGCGATCAGCTAGCCGATGCGAAGCAGCGGATCGTTGCTGCCGAAGCCGAATTGCAGGCCGCTGAACAGAAAGCGGCTCAATTGCCCAAGACTCCCGAACCAACCAGCGAGGCCGACGACGAAACCGAAGTCGCGGCGATTGAAGAGTCGTTCGATGCGCTCGATCCCAAGCGATGGGAACTTGTCGGCGAGGGCTGGCGATTCGAAGAGGGGAAGCTGCTGCAGACGATCAGCGGCCGCGACAGCCACTTCCTGCATTTGCAGACGCCGCACCCGCGCGACTTTGATCTGACCTGCCAATACACAACCACCGGCGGCGACACCTACAAATCGGTGATGTTCCGATTCGATGATTCAGCCGACGGCAAGTTCAATAATTATGTCTACAGCAGCGCCCACGAACCGGGGCCGAAAGTCCAAGTCGCTTACGCGCGGGAGGGGAAGAGCAACTATCCCGGCGCGGGACGCGTGTCGCGACAGATCGCTGTCGGCAAAGAATACAAGCTGCGAATCGCCGTTCGCGATACGCTGATCAACGTCTGGCTGGACGATGAATTCCTGTTGGCGACTCATCTGCCCGAGCGGCGAGAGTCCGGCCGGTTTTCGATCTCGGGTTTTGATGCCACGCTGGCCCTGAATCACCTGACCCTGGCACCGTTGGCGGCCGACACAAAGCTTCAAGCAGCGAAGGGGAAAGCCCCCGCAACGCCTGCCACGATCAAGCAGGCTGTCGAAATCGCCGCCGCCAAATTGCAGGCCGCTCGCGCTGCCGAAGCTTCGCTGACCGCAACGATCGCCGCCGATCGACTGCGATTCGCCGAGGATGCCGACGAAGCCGCAACGACCGCGGCGGCGTCGATCGCAGCGCTGCGTCAGGCGCAGAATTTGCAAGCCACCGCGGAATACGAACTGCTGCTCGCTGGCGAGGATGCGAATAAACGCAAGGCCGCGGAAGCGAAGCGAACGAAGGCGGAAAAACAACGACTGGCGGCCGAAGCTGGCAAAGGAAAATACAAATCGGTCCGGGCGTCCAAGAAAGCTTTAGAGACTCCCGCGCACAACGATTCGTATTACGGGGCAACCTACCCTTCGCAAAGCACCGGCCGGCGGCTGGCACTTGCTCGCTGGATCACCGATCGCAAGAATCCGTTGACCGCGCGGGTGGCGGTCAATCATCTCTGGGCTCGGCATTTCGGGACGCCGCTGGTCGAATCGGTCTTCGATTTTGGTCTGCGTGCGAAACCGCCGGAGCATCTCGCGCTGCTCGATTACCTGGCGGCTGAACTGATGGAATCGGGCTGGAGCATGCGGCATCTGCATCGCATGATGGTGACGTCGCAGACTTACCAATTGTCGGCGTCGACAGTCGATGCCGATGCGACGACGCTGGCGGCCGATCCGACCAACGCCTTCTATTGGCGGATGAACACGCGGCGGATGCAATCGCAAACCGTTCGCGACAGCTTGCTGCATCTGGCGGGCGAATTGGACCTGACCGCGGGCGGGCCGTCAGTCGATCCGGGTCCGAAGAGTCGACGTCGCAGCCTGTATTTCAAACACTCGCGCGACCAGCAAGACAAATTCCTGTCGATGTTCGACGATGCCGATCTGCTGCAATGTTATCTCCGCAACGAGAGCATCGTGCCACAGCAGGCGTTGGCGATGGCCAACAGCGAACTGTCGCTGACGATGTCCGAAAAGATCGCTCAACGGATTGGTGATGCGACCTCCGATCCGTCGCTCGCCAGTTTCATCGATCAAGCGTTCCTGACGCTGCTGGCGCGGTTGCCGGCCGATTCGGAGCGACAGGCGTGCGCCGATTTCTGTCGCCAATTGGTCGATCGATCGACGCTCGAATCCGCGGCGGAGCGCGATGTCCGTGCGCGACAGCGATTGATCCACGCGCTGCTGAACCACAACGATTACATTTCGATTCGGTGA
- a CDS encoding DUF1501 domain-containing protein, protein MNDPHNRRRFLSGAGLGLGSIALSSMLADERRANAAGLHLPDGRPHFAPKAKNVIWLFMRGGVSHMESFDPKPMLNKFAGKSIDETPYANVSDPELLKRVRVVVVNDANGQQRKQLYPLQVGYKAYGQSGIEVSDWFPHIGSCIDDIAVVRSMWTTDDNHGAQVQFHSGRHMLDPRVPTIGAWINYGLGTLNQNLPQFISMGPRFFDRRDGHYLGPAYDAVELKVDPSNPLDYASPQRAVTPTEQQMGFDLVSQLNRLSDSRYPRDAAMEARTKSYELAFRMQTAVPDVIRFDQETQATKNLYGLDQPETRAFGEQLLAARRFSEQGVRFIQIMHGGGAAGAWDQHSNLKAKHSQLSMQVDRPIAGLLKDLKQRGMLDETLVVFATEFGRTPGSQGSDGRDHHPYGFSVWMAGGGIKGGVAHGATDEIGFHATENPHYVTDIHATIMHQLGLDSHRMEVAGHKRLEQDFGHVIHDILA, encoded by the coding sequence ATGAACGATCCACACAACCGTCGCCGCTTCCTGTCCGGAGCCGGCTTGGGACTCGGGTCGATCGCCCTCTCATCGATGCTGGCCGACGAAAGGCGAGCCAACGCGGCGGGGCTGCATCTGCCCGACGGCCGTCCGCATTTCGCTCCCAAAGCCAAAAACGTGATCTGGTTGTTCATGCGTGGCGGTGTCAGCCACATGGAGAGCTTCGATCCCAAGCCGATGTTGAACAAGTTCGCCGGCAAGTCGATCGATGAAACGCCGTACGCCAACGTTAGCGATCCCGAATTGCTGAAACGGGTGCGGGTCGTTGTCGTCAACGATGCCAACGGCCAGCAACGCAAGCAACTCTATCCGTTGCAGGTCGGTTACAAGGCGTACGGGCAGAGCGGGATCGAGGTCAGCGATTGGTTCCCGCACATCGGTTCGTGCATCGACGATATCGCCGTCGTCCGTTCGATGTGGACGACCGACGATAATCATGGCGCTCAGGTTCAATTCCATTCCGGACGCCACATGCTCGACCCTCGCGTGCCGACGATTGGGGCCTGGATCAATTACGGCTTGGGAACGTTGAACCAGAACCTGCCGCAATTCATCAGCATGGGGCCGCGGTTCTTCGACCGTCGCGATGGGCATTACCTGGGGCCGGCTTACGATGCAGTCGAATTGAAGGTCGACCCGAGCAATCCGCTCGACTACGCCTCGCCGCAACGAGCGGTGACGCCGACGGAGCAGCAGATGGGGTTTGATCTCGTCAGCCAGCTAAATCGGCTGAGCGATTCTCGATACCCACGCGACGCGGCGATGGAAGCGCGAACCAAGTCGTATGAACTGGCGTTCCGGATGCAGACCGCGGTTCCCGATGTGATCCGTTTCGACCAAGAGACGCAAGCGACCAAGAACCTGTACGGCTTGGACCAACCCGAGACGCGGGCCTTTGGCGAGCAACTGCTTGCCGCCCGGCGATTCAGCGAACAGGGCGTCCGATTTATTCAGATCATGCACGGCGGCGGAGCGGCCGGCGCGTGGGATCAGCATTCGAATCTGAAGGCGAAGCACAGCCAGTTGTCGATGCAGGTCGATCGGCCGATCGCGGGACTGTTGAAGGATCTGAAGCAACGCGGAATGCTAGATGAAACGCTCGTTGTGTTTGCCACCGAATTCGGCCGCACTCCCGGTTCGCAAGGGAGCGACGGACGCGATCACCATCCCTACGGCTTCAGCGTTTGGATGGCGGGAGGCGGAATCAAGGGAGGCGTTGCCCACGGGGCGACCGACGAGATCGGATTCCATGCGACCGAAAACCCGCACTACGTGACCGACATCCACGCCACGATCATGCACCAATTGGGCTTGGATTCGCACCGCATGGAAGTCGCCGGGCACAAGCGGCTGGAGCAGGACTTTGGCCACGTGATACACGACATCTTGGCGTAA
- a CDS encoding acyl-CoA thioesterase, whose protein sequence is MSSTEFQRPTALQDFPIVVRIPIQWGDLDAYGHVNNVVYMKWFEHVRCLYGERVGVEVVSRDSGTGAIVASVQCKYLRQLNFPGDVAVGVRVCRVSIGSVSLECLIVDEATGVPAAQATCDVVLYNFAQQKPVPVPDAIREAVEKLEGKSFPV, encoded by the coding sequence TTGAGCTCCACCGAATTTCAACGACCGACAGCGCTACAAGACTTTCCCATCGTCGTCCGGATTCCGATCCAATGGGGCGATCTGGATGCCTATGGGCATGTCAACAACGTGGTCTACATGAAGTGGTTCGAACACGTTCGCTGTCTCTACGGCGAGCGGGTTGGCGTGGAGGTCGTCTCGCGCGATAGCGGCACCGGAGCGATCGTCGCCTCGGTCCAGTGCAAGTACCTTCGCCAGCTGAACTTTCCCGGCGACGTGGCCGTTGGCGTCCGCGTCTGTCGCGTTTCGATCGGCAGCGTGTCGCTGGAGTGTTTGATCGTCGATGAAGCGACCGGCGTCCCGGCGGCTCAGGCGACCTGCGACGTCGTGCTCTACAACTTCGCTCAACAAAAACCGGTCCCCGTTCCCGACGCGATTCGCGAAGCGGTTGAAAAACTCGAAGGCAAATCGTTTCCGGTCTAG
- a CDS encoding ion transporter, translating into MNVHDHFTRQERRLQCPASGWRRELYIIIFESDTPTGKLFDIGLLIAILVSVAVVSMETVSSVADRYSWYFQALEWSFTILFTAEYLVRLSCVRKPQRYMFSFWGLIDLCSILPTYIFYLAGSHFASVAMVRSIRLLRVFRVLKLLRLMSEADVLYRSIWDSRGKIVVFLFTVVIAVTLSGTLMYQVENFDDHLNNRAPSSSFDSIPQSMYWAIVTMTTVGYGDVVPKTTAGKIISAVLILLGYSLIIVPTGFVTARLSETVHARDRLGNRALADENEDDELKTCQRCGRDDQPSDARYCNQCGEPMPREEE; encoded by the coding sequence ATGAACGTTCACGATCATTTCACTCGCCAAGAACGCCGTTTGCAATGCCCGGCGTCGGGCTGGCGACGCGAACTCTACATCATCATCTTCGAATCGGACACGCCGACGGGCAAGCTGTTCGATATCGGGCTGTTGATCGCGATTCTGGTCAGCGTGGCCGTTGTCAGCATGGAAACGGTCAGCAGCGTGGCCGATCGATACTCATGGTACTTCCAGGCGTTGGAGTGGTCGTTCACGATCCTGTTCACCGCCGAGTATTTGGTCCGGCTGAGCTGCGTGCGGAAACCGCAACGCTACATGTTCAGTTTTTGGGGGCTGATCGATCTCTGTTCGATCCTGCCGACCTACATCTTCTATCTGGCGGGCAGCCATTTCGCTTCGGTTGCGATGGTCCGATCGATCCGATTGCTGCGGGTGTTTCGGGTTCTGAAGCTGCTGCGTTTGATGAGCGAAGCGGACGTCTTGTACCGCAGCATCTGGGACTCTCGCGGCAAGATCGTCGTCTTTCTGTTCACCGTCGTGATCGCCGTCACGCTCAGCGGAACGTTGATGTACCAAGTCGAAAACTTCGACGACCACTTGAACAATCGCGCCCCCAGTTCCAGTTTCGATTCGATCCCGCAATCGATGTATTGGGCGATCGTGACGATGACCACCGTCGGTTATGGCGATGTCGTTCCCAAGACGACCGCGGGCAAGATTATCAGTGCCGTCTTGATTTTGTTGGGGTACAGTTTGATCATCGTGCCGACAGGTTTCGTCACCGCTCGGTTGAGCGAGACGGTGCATGCTCGCGACCGATTGGGGAATCGAGCCCTCGCCGATGAAAATGAAGATGACGAACTGAAAACATGCCAACGCTGCGGTCGCGATGATCAACCGTCCGACGCGCGATACTGCAACCAATGTGGCGAACCGATGCCGCGGGAAGAAGAGTAG
- a CDS encoding LapA family protein has translation MARLKLILVVSFLLLLVIIAYLNRGKVALNLLFSEFEVPVTILICVTALIGFAVGVVFGARIPRKLKVTGVPADSKNSAKAK, from the coding sequence ATGGCCCGATTAAAGCTGATTCTTGTTGTTTCGTTCCTGCTGCTGCTGGTGATTATCGCCTACCTGAACCGCGGCAAAGTTGCCCTGAATCTGCTGTTTTCCGAGTTTGAAGTCCCCGTCACGATCCTGATCTGCGTCACGGCGCTGATCGGATTTGCGGTGGGAGTCGTGTTTGGGGCGAGAATCCCGCGAAAGTTGAAAGTCACCGGCGTGCCAGCCGATTCCAAAAACTCGGCCAAAGCGAAGTAG
- a CDS encoding methyltransferase, producing MDLKSMVYEVTHPILAMVRSNHWLIKQLFGVKVPAEVDVSFDPTTVALRQAVCDTLTPDDTAVFEMGIGQAALVGLSVAKQCHVELHGADCSTARVESSQLVAEANDVSTRFVVSDLFSGVDAESRYDVIFFNVPYVPSQQGQDLQLTKRLGVDGDQVWDGGHDGTQVLREFLNQAPAFLSPHGRVVFGVQNLFVPDDVVLQVIEDCKYQLVQRSTRRWVPSCCYVVSPADAR from the coding sequence ATGGATTTGAAGTCAATGGTTTACGAAGTCACCCATCCGATCTTGGCGATGGTTCGTTCGAACCACTGGCTGATCAAGCAGTTGTTTGGCGTGAAGGTTCCCGCCGAGGTGGATGTCAGTTTCGATCCGACGACCGTGGCGCTGCGGCAAGCCGTTTGCGACACGCTCACTCCCGATGACACCGCCGTTTTTGAGATGGGGATCGGGCAAGCGGCATTGGTCGGACTGTCGGTCGCCAAACAATGTCACGTCGAATTGCATGGCGCCGATTGCTCGACAGCGCGAGTGGAATCATCGCAGCTGGTGGCTGAAGCAAATGATGTGTCGACGCGGTTTGTCGTCAGCGACCTCTTCTCGGGTGTCGATGCCGAGAGTCGGTACGATGTGATCTTCTTCAACGTTCCCTACGTTCCGTCGCAGCAGGGGCAAGACCTTCAATTGACCAAGCGTCTGGGAGTCGACGGCGATCAGGTTTGGGACGGCGGCCACGACGGGACCCAGGTACTTCGCGAGTTCTTGAACCAGGCACCCGCTTTTCTGTCGCCTCACGGCCGCGTCGTGTTTGGCGTGCAGAATCTGTTTGTCCCCGACGACGTCGTTTTGCAAGTGATCGAAGATTGCAAATACCAACTGGTTCAGCGATCGACGCGGCGCTGGGTGCCAAGCTGCTGTTATGTCGTCAGCCCCGCCGACGCCCGATAA
- a CDS encoding DUF1559 domain-containing protein yields the protein MVELLVVIAIIGILVGLLLPAVQAAREAARRMQCQNNMKQLGLALHNHMDTYGSLPPGHVNFDTTDNRFKTGGWQHGQQQLGWHWLALLLPYVEQPALWEQVKVCDEAMASTSNPCDHCEYMSSNAHFGREQLPAFSRCPSAVKLSKQFSDGGYGLEALGKGSNYAASWGSGNMLSWESPSTRGAFGTVYLPQSKVYSASGTSNKFQHNKGMGSRDFTDGMSNTVALSEIIGSDGLSGTSSPDIRGVWMSPAMGATVFSAFLNPNSRERDVIAACDEAIPDNKFPLLACTEERDTENVYAAARSYHAGGVNTAMADGSVRFFSETIDNVGVWRPLNTAQNGEVVNQ from the coding sequence TTGGTCGAACTGTTGGTCGTGATCGCGATCATCGGAATCCTTGTCGGCTTGCTGCTGCCAGCGGTTCAAGCGGCGCGTGAAGCGGCAAGACGAATGCAGTGCCAGAACAACATGAAGCAACTCGGTTTGGCGTTGCACAATCACATGGACACCTACGGCTCGCTGCCACCGGGACACGTCAACTTCGACACGACCGACAATCGTTTTAAGACCGGTGGCTGGCAGCACGGACAACAACAACTGGGCTGGCACTGGCTAGCGCTGTTGTTACCCTATGTCGAACAACCCGCTCTGTGGGAACAAGTTAAGGTCTGCGACGAAGCGATGGCGAGCACGTCCAACCCGTGCGATCACTGCGAATACATGTCCAGCAACGCTCACTTCGGACGCGAGCAACTGCCTGCGTTCTCGCGCTGCCCATCGGCGGTCAAACTTTCGAAGCAATTCAGCGATGGTGGCTACGGACTCGAAGCTCTCGGCAAAGGGAGCAACTATGCCGCCAGTTGGGGCTCGGGGAACATGCTCTCCTGGGAATCTCCCAGCACTCGCGGTGCCTTTGGGACCGTTTACCTGCCACAAAGCAAAGTCTATTCCGCCAGTGGCACGTCGAACAAATTCCAACACAACAAGGGAATGGGCAGCCGCGACTTCACCGATGGAATGAGCAACACCGTTGCACTCAGCGAGATCATCGGCAGCGATGGGCTGAGCGGAACGTCGAGCCCCGACATTCGCGGCGTCTGGATGTCGCCAGCGATGGGAGCAACCGTCTTCTCCGCTTTTCTGAATCCCAACTCGCGTGAGCGGGATGTGATCGCAGCGTGCGACGAAGCGATTCCAGATAACAAGTTCCCGCTGTTGGCTTGCACCGAAGAACGCGATACCGAAAACGTTTACGCTGCGGCAAGAAGCTACCACGCGGGCGGCGTCAACACCGCGATGGCTGATGGATCGGTTCGCTTCTTCTCCGAAACGATCGACAACGTCGGCGTTTGGCGTCCGCTGAACACCGCTCAGAACGGCGAAGTCGTCAACCAATAA